A stretch of Brassica napus cultivar Da-Ae chromosome C6, Da-Ae, whole genome shotgun sequence DNA encodes these proteins:
- the LOC106350031 gene encoding uncharacterized protein LOC106350031 — protein MMMQTLSYSFLSLRCNVGDGSKVLFWFDYWTELGPLHMLFGSSGPRSLRIPLTATVLQAVSNGHWNLPPAHSEIAETLQIILYTMLVPSAANSGDVYLWRNQSGGFGPSFSSRVTWERIRDHSPSVDWYKVVWFKEEIPRCSFISWTAFLGRLPTRDRLISWGLSVQLGCVLCSVADESISHLFFHCSFAAATWTRFCGRYMASPPVSLAAVVQLCQRIQGPQAPHAVAVLKLLNQIIIYSLWRERNARIFQGLSSIQEAFFRVVDRARRDRLLSLSRTTVPAPSPTLLELYFWFLSPYS, from the coding sequence ATGATGATGCAAACATTATCgtattcttttctttctcttcgaTGCAATGTTGGGGATGGTAGCAAGGTCTTGTTCTGGTTTGATTACTGGACTGAGTTAGGACCACTACATATGCTCTTTGGTTCGTCGGGGCCCCGATCACTAAGGATCCCTCTCACTGCTACTGTTTTACAAGCAGTAAGCAATGGTCACTGGAACCTTCCCCCGGCGCATTCAGAGATAGCTGAAACACTCCAGATAATCTTATATACAATGTTGGTTCCCTCTGCAGCAAACAGTGGCGATGTTTATTTGTGGAGGAATCAATCTGGTGGCTTCGGTCCATCATTCTCCTCTCGGGTCACATGGGAGAGGATTAGAGATCACAGTCCATCAGTTGACTGGTACAAGGTGGTTTGGTTTAAAGAGGAAATTCCTCGTTGCTCATTTATCTCTTGGACTGCTTTCCTTGGAAGGCTTCCAACTAGAGATCGATTGATTTCATGGGGATTATCAGTACAACTAGGTTGTGTTCTATGCTCTGTAGCTGATGAGTCAATTAGCCATCTTTTCTTTCATTGTTCCTTTGCAGCTGCTACTTGGACTCGTTTCTGTGGCAGGTACATGGCGTCTCCTCCGGTTTCGTTAGCAGCGGTCGTCCAGCTCTGTCAGCGGATACAAGGCCCCCAGGCTCCTCATGCGGTTGCTGTACTGAAGCTCCTAAACCAAATCATCATCTACTCTCTTTGGCGTGAGCGCAATGCCCGCATCTTCCAAGGCTTGTCTTCGATTCAAGAGGCGTTCTTCCGAGTGGTGGATCGTGCTAGGCGAGATAGGCTGCTGTCATTGTCTCGAACCACGGTGCCTGCTCCCTCTCCGACGTTGCTTGAGTTGTACTTTTGGTTCCTATCCCCTTATAGTTAA